A single genomic interval of Gigantopelta aegis isolate Gae_Host unplaced genomic scaffold, Gae_host_genome ctg3023_pilon_pilon, whole genome shotgun sequence harbors:
- the LOC121391857 gene encoding LOW QUALITY PROTEIN: prolyl 3-hydroxylase OGFOD1-like (The sequence of the model RefSeq protein was modified relative to this genomic sequence to represent the inferred CDS: deleted 2 bases in 2 codons), translating into MRMCCHGYEKLTGIDLSECIDMTCSKYEYADTLLCHDDELEGRRVAFIYYLTDPTWSHEDGGRHIDLMTLDLYNTDDHGQPSDIAQSIIPQWNSFAFFEVNPVSFHQVSEILSADKVRLSINGWFHGPPVPRPSPYKETLPTAFTASGFTRWRQEYGGFTSYITKGEDEELLTVTPQSNSLTLVYKDSDTLSFTKYINHRAEVPSDSTWYTNNDSL; encoded by the exons ATGAGAATGTGTTGCCATGGTTACGAGAAATTAACTGGAATTGATTTGTCAGAATGTATCGATATGACTTGTTCAAAGTATGAATATGCAG ACACTTTACTTTGTCATGATGATGAACTAGAAGGAAGACGTGttgctttt atatattatcttACTGATCCAACATGGAGTCATGAAGATGGAGGTAGACATATCGATCTCAT gaCATTGGATCTCTATAATACTGATG ATCATGGACAACCAAGTGATATTGCTCAGTCAATAATACCACAATGGAATTCTTTTGCTTTCTTTGAAGTTAACCCTGTCTCCTTTCATCAG GTCTCTGAGATCTTGTCTGCTGATAAAGTGCGATTGTCTATTAATGGGTGGTTCCATGGTCCACCTGTGCCACGCCCATCTCCTTATAAGGAGACTCTACCTACTGCTTTCACAGCCAGTGGATTTACCA GATGGAGACAAGAGTATGGTGGT TTTACTTCATATATTACCAAAGGAGAGGATGAAGAG TTACTAACTGTTACACCTCAAAGTAACTCCTTGACTCTAGTTTATAAAGACAGTGACACATTGTCATTCACTAAGTATATTAACCACAGAGCTGAAGTCCCTAGCGACAGTACTTGGTACACCAATAATGACAGTTTATAA